From one Triticum urartu cultivar G1812 chromosome 3, Tu2.1, whole genome shotgun sequence genomic stretch:
- the LOC125542486 gene encoding protein ASPARTIC PROTEASE IN GUARD CELL 1 produces the protein MQPLLGLALLALLLLASPAPALCRHRAPAAATTETLDVAASLSRARAAVSTDASPLHQSLAATDTDTNVLPVKEEPSGGPSGRLALRLHSRDFLPEEQGRHESYRSLVLARLRRDSARAAALSARASLAADGVSRADLRPANATPVFEASAAEIQGPVVSGVGQGSGEYFSRVGVGRPARQLYMVLDTGSDVTWLQCQPCADCYTQSDPVYDPSVSASYAAVGCDSPRCRDLDAAACRNSTGSCLYEVAYGDGSYTVGDFATETLTLGDSAPVSNVAIGCGHDNEGLFVGAAGLLALGGGPLSFPSQISATSFSYCLVDRDSPSSSTLQFGDSEQPAVTAPLLRSPRTNTFYYVGLSGISVGGEALSIPSSAFAMDDAGSGGVIVDSGTAVTRLQSGAYAALREAFVQGTQSLPRASGISLFDTCYDLAGRSSVQVPAVALRFEGGGELKLPAKNYLIPVDGAGTYCLAFAGTSGPVSIIGNVQQQGVRVSFDTAKNTVGFTADKC, from the coding sequence ATGCAGCCCCTTCTCGGGCTAGCCCTCCTTGCCCTGCTGCTCCTGGCCTCGCCGGCGCCGGCGCTCTGCCGCCACCGCGCGCCGGCCGCGGCCACAACCGAGACGCTCGACGTCGCGGCCTCCCTCTcccgcgcccgcgccgccgtctccaCCGACGCCAGCCCCCTCCACCAGTCCCTCGCCGCCACCGACACCGACACCAATGTTCTCCCCGTTAAGGAGGAGCCCTCcggcgggccgagcggccggctGGCGCTGAGGCTCCACTCGCGCGACTTCCTCCCGGAGGAGCAGGGCCGGCACGAGAGCTACCGGTCGCTTGTGCTGGCCCGCCTGCGCCGCGACTCGGCCCGTGCCGCCGCGCTGTCGGCGCGCGCGTCCCTGGCCGCCGACGGGGTCTCCCGCGCCGACCTGAGGCCGGCCAACGCCACCCCCGTCTTCGAGGCGTCGGCGGCGGAGATACAGGGCCCCGTGGTGTCCGGCGTGGGGCAGGGCAGCGGCGAGTACTTCTCCCGCGTCGGCGTCGGCCGCCCCGCGCGGCAGCTCTACATGGTGCTCGACACCGGCAGCGACGTCACCTGGCTGCAGTGCCAGCCCTGCGCCGACTGCTACACCCAGTCCGACCCCGTCTACGACCCCTCCGTCTCCGCCTCCTACGCCGCCGTCGGCTGCGACTCCCCGCGCTGCCgcgacctcgacgccgccgccTGCCGCAACTCCACGGGGTCCTGCCTCTACGAGGTCGCCTACGGCGACGGCTCCTACACCGTCGGCGACTTCGCCACCGAGACGCTCACGCTGGGGGACTCCGCGCCGGTCTCCAACGTGGCCATCGGGTGCGGCCACGACAACGAGGGCCTCTTCGTGGGCGCCGCCGGGCTGCTGGCCCTCGGCGGCGGCCCGCTCTCCTTCCCGTCGCAGATCTCCGCGACCTCCTTCTCCTACTGCCTCGTCGACCGCGACTCGCCCTCCTCCTCCACGCTGCAGTTCGGCGACTCGGAGCAGCCGGCCGTCACCGCGCCGCTCCTCCGCAGCCCGCGCACCAACACCTTCTACTACGTGGGGCTCTCGGGCATCTCCGTGGGCGGCGAGGCCCTCTCCATCCCGTCCTCGGCCTTCGCCATGGACGACGCGGGGTCGGGCGGCGTCATCGTGGACTCCGGCACGGCCGTGACGCGGCTCCAGTCGGGCGCGTACGCCGCGCTCCGCGAGGCGTTCGTGCAGGGGACCCAGTCCCTGCCCCGCGCGTCCGGCATCTCGCTCTTCGACACCTGCTACGACCTCGCCGGCCGCTCCAGCGTGCAGGTGCCGGCGGTGGCGCTGCGGTTCGAGGGCGGCGGGGAGCTGAAGCTGCCGGCGAAGAACTACCTGATCCCGGTGGACGGGGCGGGGACCTACTGCCTGGCATTCGCGGGGACGAGCGGGCCCGTGTCCATCATCGGCAACGTGCAGCAGCAGGGCGTGCGCGTCAGCTTCGACACCGCCAAGAACACCGTCGGCTTCACCGCCGACAAGTGCTAG